A single genomic interval of uncultured Sphaerochaeta sp. harbors:
- a CDS encoding FMN-binding protein, whose amino-acid sequence MTKNLKYSLILLSICAVSAFALAMTNSITAPVIQQYEYEQRQLALTAVSNGFAIGSEKPVEADPYVTYTIDLTDNGQLAGYIVGLKSAGYGGQMTLVASYKVSGEMMVAQLLTHSETPGLGSKAADSSYMDKFQGTGADTPVPTDKTMLTDADAQAISGASITFGAVSRAIEAGSAYVKNIGGVK is encoded by the coding sequence ATGACAAAGAATCTGAAATATTCACTGATATTGCTTTCGATCTGTGCTGTAAGCGCCTTTGCCTTAGCGATGACGAACTCAATCACTGCCCCGGTTATTCAGCAATATGAATATGAACAAAGACAATTGGCACTGACAGCAGTCAGCAATGGGTTTGCAATTGGAAGTGAAAAGCCGGTAGAGGCTGACCCCTATGTCACGTATACCATCGACTTAACCGATAATGGGCAACTTGCCGGATATATTGTAGGGTTGAAAAGTGCCGGATATGGTGGACAGATGACCTTGGTTGCCTCATATAAGGTTTCCGGCGAAATGATGGTTGCTCAACTCTTGACCCATAGTGAGACGCCTGGCCTTGGATCAAAAGCTGCAGATTCATCATATATGGATAAATTCCAAGGAACTGGTGCTGATACCCCTGTTCCAACAGATAAAACCATGCTCACCGATGCTGACGCTCAAGCGATTAGTGGTGCATCCATCACTTTTGGAGCAGTTTCCAGAGCGATTGAAGCAGGGAGTGCCTATGTGAAAAATATTGGAGGTGTGAAATGA
- a CDS encoding RnfABCDGE type electron transport complex subunit B, with the protein MNIVMAIIVVAVLGGLFGFGLSYAEKKLAVKKDPKALALEPIMPGANCGVCGYAGCAAYAAAVALGEAPIGLCSPGGPDLVTKMAEIMGQKVEASGETRRKVAHVMCRGNVDVSSQDYKYEGLEDCNAAFLLFGGDYGCKSACLHLGSCIKVCPTGAISRDAEGYIIVDEKKCISCEKCVQICPTGAMHMIYEDSEYVIECNSHEPGGKVRKVCTVGCIGCKICENKYPESGCKVDSFLSTFDQTLPHSQIADAAEACPTKCIIKR; encoded by the coding sequence GTGAATATTGTTATGGCAATCATTGTAGTCGCCGTTTTAGGTGGACTCTTCGGATTCGGTCTCTCCTATGCAGAAAAGAAATTGGCGGTCAAGAAGGATCCAAAGGCCTTGGCTCTTGAACCTATTATGCCTGGTGCTAACTGTGGTGTGTGTGGGTATGCAGGTTGTGCTGCGTATGCTGCAGCTGTCGCCCTTGGCGAAGCTCCAATTGGCCTCTGTAGTCCTGGTGGTCCCGACTTGGTGACTAAAATGGCAGAGATCATGGGACAGAAGGTTGAAGCTTCCGGTGAAACGAGAAGAAAAGTGGCCCACGTTATGTGCCGTGGTAATGTTGATGTGAGTTCACAAGACTACAAATATGAAGGTCTTGAGGACTGTAATGCAGCATTTCTGCTCTTTGGTGGGGATTACGGTTGCAAATCAGCCTGTCTGCACCTCGGTTCCTGTATCAAGGTTTGTCCGACCGGTGCCATCAGCAGGGATGCTGAGGGATACATCATCGTTGATGAAAAGAAGTGTATCAGCTGTGAAAAGTGTGTGCAGATCTGCCCAACGGGTGCTATGCACATGATTTATGAAGATAGTGAATATGTAATTGAATGCAACAGCCATGAGCCGGGTGGAAAAGTACGAAAAGTATGTACAGTCGGTTGTATTGGTTGTAAAATCTGTGAAAACAAGTATCCTGAATCAGGATGTAAAGTTGACAGTTTTCTTTCTACCTTCGATCAGACACTCCCACACAGCCAGATTGCTGATGCTGCAGAGGCGTGTCCGACCAAGTGTATCATCAAGCGGTAG
- a CDS encoding alpha-amylase/4-alpha-glucanotransferase domain-containing protein — MKLLVGAYSQITNAEPMPVYERALEAVCKPLLTHLHAHEDAIMQLSLSIPLLDWLDVNHSSVNLLISDLAKNGKLELLTGSFNQSILSLLSPKDRSNQIEMTTTYLRKRFGQRSKTLFSYGQVFNPLYINTANLCFIDSIIISTSDETGLQQFDEPFIMQEMGKSVSIIPMDGTISDLIASFAKKAISFGNLIERIRNYLESKPPFVMAMINLDHLLQAGVTAQQTIQLFDLFFGYETSSIEEAYLHNDPPKKGYLQAGWYGIDANKGDLGCINELFVKDESLAYLYGRYTTMVETARMYKKDKDVRKRLESLIQKISCGSMYLCDANAPMLRSSVRKLFWRYISEADSVLTALKDYSYPVNNDFDHDALSEYLFFGKYLSCVVDPKGGSLSELTYLPSLYNYGDTFSPLSQFGSSIGNHHQLPPGQKQRLFSDVFLRENFVMDEYTKLDEKNCLAMGSQVYNLEGVDRRNTEYLATCTTGDSPIIGGSLQIAKHFKLRQNTILVDITLTNIGEEPISCIYGCEIPLSIDSHGLPISFIQLENKKNLTWQEKEVVLEQVKSLRIYDEPNSTSLTLVGDTRFTLLKEDYTIESETVLGNESLYQHTLFMASWPIVLASGGEKKITLGLRVERK, encoded by the coding sequence ATGAAATTATTAGTAGGTGCGTACAGTCAAATCACCAATGCTGAGCCAATGCCCGTTTACGAACGGGCATTGGAAGCTGTATGCAAACCTTTGCTTACTCATCTCCATGCACATGAAGATGCAATCATGCAACTTTCCTTGAGTATACCCCTGCTTGATTGGCTTGATGTTAACCATAGTTCGGTTAATCTCTTGATATCCGACCTTGCCAAAAATGGAAAGCTTGAGTTGCTCACCGGTTCATTCAACCAGAGTATCCTGAGCTTGCTCTCTCCAAAGGACCGTTCCAACCAGATAGAAATGACAACCACCTATCTGAGAAAGCGGTTTGGACAGCGTTCCAAGACCCTTTTCAGCTATGGGCAGGTTTTCAATCCGTTATACATCAATACCGCAAATCTTTGTTTTATCGATTCAATAATCATTTCCACCTCTGACGAGACAGGGCTCCAGCAATTCGATGAACCGTTCATCATGCAGGAAATGGGGAAGTCTGTCTCCATCATCCCCATGGATGGTACCATAAGTGATCTGATAGCCTCTTTTGCAAAAAAAGCTATCAGTTTTGGAAATTTGATTGAACGTATCAGGAACTATCTGGAGAGCAAGCCTCCCTTTGTTATGGCTATGATCAACCTTGATCATCTGTTGCAGGCAGGAGTGACCGCACAGCAGACCATACAACTGTTCGATCTGTTCTTTGGGTATGAGACCAGCTCCATTGAGGAAGCATATCTCCATAATGACCCTCCTAAGAAAGGGTATCTACAAGCAGGGTGGTATGGTATTGATGCAAATAAGGGAGATCTGGGGTGCATCAATGAGTTGTTTGTGAAGGACGAAAGTCTTGCCTATCTGTATGGGCGCTATACCACCATGGTGGAAACGGCACGTATGTACAAGAAGGACAAGGATGTGCGGAAACGCTTGGAATCCTTGATCCAGAAAATCTCTTGTGGGAGTATGTATCTCTGTGATGCCAATGCACCAATGCTGCGTTCATCGGTCAGAAAATTGTTCTGGCGATACATCAGTGAAGCGGATAGTGTGCTCACTGCACTCAAGGATTACAGCTATCCGGTGAACAATGACTTTGACCACGATGCCTTGAGTGAATATCTGTTCTTTGGCAAGTACCTGAGTTGTGTGGTTGATCCGAAGGGCGGCTCACTTTCAGAACTTACCTATTTGCCTTCCTTGTATAATTATGGGGATACGTTCAGTCCACTTTCACAGTTTGGTAGTTCCATTGGCAATCATCACCAGCTTCCTCCCGGACAAAAACAGCGATTGTTCAGCGATGTTTTTCTGAGAGAAAACTTTGTCATGGACGAATATACCAAGTTGGATGAAAAGAATTGCTTGGCTATGGGAAGCCAGGTCTATAATCTTGAGGGAGTAGACCGTAGGAATACCGAGTATCTGGCTACCTGCACAACTGGTGACAGTCCAATCATCGGTGGAAGCTTGCAAATAGCCAAACATTTCAAGCTAAGACAGAATACCATTTTGGTAGATATAACGCTCACCAACATCGGGGAGGAACCAATAAGCTGTATCTATGGCTGTGAGATCCCTCTCTCGATTGACTCACATGGTCTTCCCATTTCCTTTATCCAGTTGGAAAACAAGAAAAATCTGACATGGCAAGAGAAAGAAGTGGTTCTTGAGCAAGTCAAATCGCTGAGAATCTATGATGAACCCAATAGCACTTCCCTGACCTTGGTAGGCGATACCCGCTTTACCTTGCTCAAGGAAGATTATACTATTGAGAGCGAAACAGTCCTTGGGAATGAATCGCTCTACCAGCACACCCTGTTCATGGCCTCATGGCCGATTGTCTTGGCTAGTGGTGGAGAAAAGAAGATTACCTTGGGTCTACGTGTTGAACGAAAATAG
- a CDS encoding electron transport complex protein RnfA, translating into MSYIAILITFIFINNFIFSQFLGMCPFIGVSKNSENAIGMGASVTFVTTVASVITWAIYYFLLVPFSLEYLQTVTFILVIASLVQLLEMVIQKISPALYKALGIYLPLITTNCAVLGIAIINITNEYNVMEAFIGGLAAGLGFTLAIVLMSNIREKLDLQPVRKAYRGVPIAFISAGLMSLAFMAFDKSLITNLHLL; encoded by the coding sequence ATGAGTTATATTGCAATACTAATAACCTTCATATTTATTAATAACTTTATTTTCTCCCAGTTCTTGGGCATGTGTCCGTTTATAGGTGTCTCGAAGAACAGTGAGAATGCCATCGGAATGGGTGCCTCTGTAACCTTTGTCACTACGGTTGCCTCTGTGATTACTTGGGCAATTTATTACTTCTTATTGGTCCCTTTTAGTCTTGAGTACCTCCAGACGGTCACATTCATCCTTGTGATAGCAAGTTTGGTACAGCTGTTGGAGATGGTGATCCAGAAGATAAGTCCAGCCTTGTATAAGGCTCTGGGTATCTATCTTCCCCTGATTACCACCAACTGTGCTGTCTTGGGTATTGCCATTATCAATATCACGAATGAATACAATGTGATGGAAGCCTTTATTGGAGGGCTTGCTGCAGGTCTTGGCTTCACTCTGGCTATCGTGTTGATGAGCAATATTCGCGAGAAACTTGATCTGCAGCCGGTGAGAAAAGCGTATCGTGGCGTTCCCATTGCCTTTATTTCTGCTGGATTGATGTCTTTGGCCTTCATGGCTTTTGACAAGTCATTGATTACCAACCTACATCTGTTATAA
- a CDS encoding electron transport complex subunit E — protein MSKMKELSKGLFKDNPIFVLMLGLCPVLGVSTQVSNAIGMSAGVMFVLLFSNMIISALRKFIPASIHIPAYIVVIASLVSFIQMVMHAYVPSVYNALGVYLPLIVVNCIILGRAEAFASKNTVLDSILDAIGMSIGFALGLTLLALIRELFGSGTITLFPIGNFSGVINIPWFYNNPIRVFSLAPGALLIMGFLKAFFDWNSSRKKDR, from the coding sequence ATGAGCAAGATGAAAGAACTCTCCAAAGGGCTGTTCAAGGATAATCCGATTTTTGTGTTGATGTTGGGTTTGTGTCCTGTACTAGGAGTTTCTACCCAGGTTTCGAATGCGATTGGTATGTCTGCAGGTGTAATGTTCGTTTTGCTCTTTAGTAACATGATTATCTCAGCATTGAGAAAATTCATACCTGCATCAATACATATTCCTGCGTACATTGTTGTTATTGCTTCGTTGGTTTCATTTATCCAGATGGTAATGCATGCATATGTCCCCTCTGTTTATAATGCATTGGGTGTGTATCTTCCACTGATTGTGGTAAACTGCATCATTCTGGGAAGGGCTGAAGCGTTTGCGAGTAAAAATACCGTTCTTGATAGCATTTTGGATGCAATCGGAATGTCCATTGGGTTTGCATTGGGTCTGACCTTGCTGGCCTTGATTCGTGAATTATTTGGTTCTGGTACCATTACCCTGTTTCCCATTGGCAATTTCAGTGGTGTAATTAATATTCCCTGGTTCTACAACAATCCAATTAGAGTGTTCTCTTTGGCACCTGGTGCGTTGTTGATCATGGGATTCCTGAAGGCGTTCTTCGATTGGAACTCTTCACGTAAGAAGGACAGATAA
- a CDS encoding RnfABCDGE type electron transport complex subunit D: protein MNKPTMTVSSSPHLHAKTDTASIMWSVSLALAPATLWGVYVFGFRSLLVLGVSVLTALLSEFLLGKLYKESTLWDGSAFLTGLLVGMNMSPSVPLFVPFLASVFAIFVAKWVFGGLGANWANPALAGRVFVFFSFTTPMSSFVAPRTLASALPDALASATPLSLSKTAVSGGTLGLDGSSLLSSMGYPATEFAQNLSAMTGISAFTIDTFLGNVAGCIGEVSALALLIGGLYLLARKIITWHIPVTYLLSTAVLSWMFGGIPSGLGIFGGSFLSSIFSGGLMLGAIFMATDYVTSPISHKGQIVYAIGCGFFTFLFRYFGSMPEAVSVSILLMNIFTPMIDRYIIPRKFGDTRELRKKQKEARA, encoded by the coding sequence ATGAATAAACCTACCATGACAGTATCCTCTTCGCCGCATCTCCATGCGAAGACAGATACCGCGTCCATTATGTGGAGTGTTTCACTCGCACTTGCTCCTGCAACCCTTTGGGGTGTGTATGTGTTTGGCTTCAGGTCTCTGTTGGTGCTTGGGGTTTCTGTCCTCACAGCCTTGTTGTCGGAGTTCTTGCTTGGCAAGTTGTACAAGGAGTCAACCCTCTGGGATGGCTCAGCGTTCTTGACCGGTTTGTTGGTTGGAATGAACATGAGTCCTTCGGTTCCTTTGTTTGTTCCGTTCCTTGCAAGTGTGTTTGCAATATTTGTGGCAAAATGGGTGTTTGGTGGCCTAGGTGCTAACTGGGCGAATCCTGCACTCGCTGGTCGTGTATTCGTATTTTTCTCGTTTACCACACCAATGAGCAGCTTTGTAGCTCCCCGAACCCTTGCCTCGGCTCTTCCTGATGCACTTGCCTCGGCTACCCCTCTCTCACTAAGCAAGACAGCTGTTTCTGGTGGGACATTGGGCCTTGATGGTAGTTCCTTGCTCTCATCAATGGGGTACCCTGCAACTGAGTTTGCGCAAAACCTTTCAGCTATGACAGGTATTTCAGCCTTTACCATTGACACCTTCCTTGGTAATGTAGCCGGATGTATCGGTGAGGTTAGTGCACTGGCCTTGCTTATCGGTGGACTTTATCTGCTTGCAAGGAAGATCATCACCTGGCATATTCCGGTGACCTACTTGCTCTCTACTGCAGTATTATCCTGGATGTTTGGTGGAATCCCATCAGGCTTGGGTATATTTGGCGGTAGTTTCCTCTCTTCCATCTTCAGTGGAGGTCTGATGCTTGGCGCCATTTTCATGGCAACGGACTATGTAACCAGCCCAATCAGTCATAAGGGCCAGATTGTATATGCGATTGGGTGTGGTTTCTTCACCTTCCTCTTCAGATATTTCGGGAGCATGCCTGAAGCGGTCTCCGTTTCAATCCTCCTGATGAACATTTTTACACCGATGATAGACAGATACATCATACCTCGTAAATTTGGTGATACCAGAGAACTGAGGAAGAAGCAGAAGGAGGCTAGGGCATGA